The DNA region GCACGGCTGCCGACACCGGCGAGAGAAAATTCCAGAGGAATTTGTTCCGGGGTATCAATGATAAGCTTGTCGTTGGCGTAAACCATGATCTCCACACGCTGGATGGAAAAACGCAGACCGCTCTGGACACGGCTGGAAAACCTGGTGGACCGCGTCAGCCGAGGCGGCATCTCTGCGCTGAACCATGCCGAACTACAGGAATTAAGCCTATTGTACCGCCAGACCGCCGCCGATTTGGCGACGGTGCGCGAAGATGCCAGCGGACGCGCCAGCGCGGAATACTTGAACCGGCTGCTGGGCCGCGCCCACAACATTGTGTACAGCGGCAGCAAACGCGGGGGCGGGCGCAATGTGCTGCAGTTTTATTGGGAAGAGTATCCGCGCATCTTTCGGGAAACTTTTTCTTATAGCTTTGCCGCCTTCACCGTGTTTGTGGTCTCGGCGGTCGCCGGCATGCTGGTGGCGATGAAAGACCCGGGATTCGTGCTGCATGTGATCGGCCCGCGCATGGTGGAAACCATTGACCGGCATGAGATGTGGACCCACTCCATTGTCGCCATCAAACCGGTGGCGGCGAGCGAGATCATGACCAACAACCTCAGCGTCTCATTTATGACGTTTGCCATGGGAATCACGGCTGGCGCGGGAACGCTCCTGATGCTGGCTTTCAATGGCCTGCTGATCGGCGTTATCGGCACCGCGTG from Terriglobales bacterium includes:
- a CDS encoding stage II sporulation protein M translates to MISTRWMEKRRPLWTRLENLVDRVSRGGISALNHAELQELSLLYRQTAADLATVREDASGRASAEYLNRLLGRAHNIVYSGSKRGGGRNVLQFYWEEYPRIFRETFSYSFAAFTVFVVSAVAGMLVAMKDPGFVLHVIGPRMVETIDRHEMWTHSIVAIKPVAASEIMTNNLSVSFMTFAMGITAGAGTLLMLAFNGLLIGVIGTACWQANMSLGLWSFVAPHGVLELPAIFIAGGAGLMLGRGMLFPGILPRMQSLVLAGNKAVKLVLGIIPLLIVAGTIEGFFSPSSLPVGLKFIFAACMFALLVAYLSGGFLGKQRTATD